One genomic region from Cucumis melo cultivar AY chromosome 9, USDA_Cmelo_AY_1.0, whole genome shotgun sequence encodes:
- the LOC103501660 gene encoding 60S ribosomal protein L35 — protein sequence MARIKVHELRQKSKADLLLQLKDLKAELSLLRVAKVTGGAPNKLSKIKVVRLSIAQVLTVISQKQKAALREAYKKKKLLPLDLRPKKTRAIRRRLTKHQASLKTERQKKKELYFPLRKYAIKV from the exons ATGG CGAGGATCAAGGTTCATGAGTTGAGGCAGAAATCGAAGGCGGATCTGTTGTTGCAGCTTAAGGATCTTAAGGCGGAGCTTTCTCTCCTTCGTGTCGCCAAAGTTACCGGCGGTGCTCCGAACAAGCTATCCAAAAT CAAGGTAGTGAGATTGTCGATTGCTCAAGTATTGACAGTAATATCTCAGAAGCAGAAGGCGGCGTTGAGGGAAGCTtacaagaagaagaagctttTGCCTCTTGATCTGCGCCCAAAGAAGACCAGGGCCATTCGTAGAAGGCTCACCAAGCACCAG GCGTCTTTGAAAACTGAGAgacagaagaagaaagaattgTACTTTCCGTTGAGGAAGTATGCTATTAAGGTGTAG